A DNA window from Paraclostridium bifermentans contains the following coding sequences:
- the murI gene encoding glutamate racemase, protein MNNNSIGVFDSGLGGLTVLKEITSILPSENIVYFGDTARVPYGSRSKETVIKYTFQAINFLISKGVKAIVIACNTATARSLELAQAKYDIPIIGVIEAGARTAAYTTKNKVVGVIGTEGTINSKAYEGEIHKLDDKIKIIGKACPLFVPIVEEGWANTEVAELTAKKYLEELQASNIDSLVLGCTHYPLLKRTINKVLEGKISLVNPARETAKDLKDVLTKNNLLNTNVDKEGYYKYYVSDIPERFASIGKEFLNREITDIEQVEIQKY, encoded by the coding sequence ATGAATAATAATTCAATTGGAGTTTTTGATTCGGGATTAGGAGGACTTACAGTTTTAAAAGAAATAACTAGTATACTTCCTAGTGAAAATATAGTGTATTTTGGAGATACAGCTAGGGTTCCTTATGGATCAAGATCTAAAGAAACAGTTATTAAATATACTTTTCAAGCTATTAACTTTTTAATATCTAAAGGTGTTAAGGCGATAGTAATAGCTTGTAATACAGCAACAGCTAGAAGTTTAGAACTAGCACAAGCGAAATATGATATACCGATAATAGGTGTTATAGAAGCTGGAGCTAGAACAGCGGCCTATACTACTAAAAACAAAGTTGTAGGAGTTATAGGAACAGAAGGAACTATAAATTCGAAAGCTTATGAGGGCGAAATTCATAAGTTAGACGATAAAATAAAAATAATTGGGAAAGCATGCCCATTATTTGTTCCTATAGTTGAAGAAGGATGGGCAAATACGGAAGTTGCAGAATTAACAGCTAAAAAATATTTAGAAGAGTTACAGGCTTCAAATATAGATTCGCTAGTTTTAGGATGCACTCATTATCCGCTTTTAAAGAGAACTATAAACAAAGTATTAGAAGGAAAAATATCTTTAGTAAATCCTGCTAGAGAAACAGCTAAAGATTTAAAAGATGTTTTAACTAAAAATAATTTGTTAAATACTAATGTAGATAAAGAAGGATACTATAAATATTATGTATCTGATATACCTGAAAGGTTTGCATCTATAGGTAAAGAGTTTCTTAATAGAGAAATAACGGATATAGAACAAGTTGAAATTCAAAAATATTAG
- a CDS encoding DUF1934 domain-containing protein — protein sequence MIDVNISMHTKQYDNLGNEDLIEVTSKGSMYEKNNDIYIVYKEELEEGSVHVTTTIKISENEVFIKRFGAVKSDMKFVQGSETITKYRTPQGLFDIKINTQKLEINKLNKSIQLNIEYNMCIAGLFEGINKVSINAEELN from the coding sequence ATGATAGATGTAAATATATCTATGCATACAAAACAATACGATAATTTAGGTAATGAAGATTTAATAGAAGTTACATCTAAAGGAAGTATGTATGAGAAAAATAATGATATATATATAGTGTATAAAGAAGAATTAGAAGAGGGGTCCGTTCATGTAACAACTACGATAAAAATTTCAGAAAATGAAGTTTTTATAAAAAGATTTGGAGCTGTTAAATCAGATATGAAGTTTGTTCAAGGATCAGAGACAATAACTAAATATAGAACTCCTCAAGGATTATTTGATATAAAAATAAATACTCAAAAACTAGAAATAAACAAATTAAATAAATCTATACAGTTAAATATAGAGTATAATATGTGTATAGCTGGATTGTTTGAAGGAATAAATAAAGTGAGTATAAACGCGGAGGAGCTTAATTAA
- a CDS encoding polysaccharide deacetylase family protein, translated as MKKILSVLITSFVFVSFISINSHCLENTQVDKKTAYITFDDGPNKNTPEILDLLSKYNMKATFFVLEDRITLYPDIVNRMLREGHSIGLHGQSHEKAVFYSSGSSALNEINNTRHTLKDLTGYDTKLVRVPYGSKPYLTKNQYDSLVNSGYNLWDWSIDSTDTHKNATVSSIVSNTKNYLSESGNSVILFHDKQTTVKALPSVLEYLKNNNYEIKVIDQNQTPMNWWNRNFY; from the coding sequence ATGAAAAAAATTTTATCAGTTTTAATTACATCATTTGTATTTGTATCTTTTATTTCAATTAATTCCCATTGTTTAGAAAACACACAGGTCGATAAAAAGACTGCTTATATTACATTTGACGATGGTCCAAATAAAAATACTCCTGAAATATTAGATTTATTAAGCAAGTATAATATGAAAGCAACTTTTTTTGTCTTAGAAGATAGAATAACCTTATATCCCGACATCGTCAATAGGATGCTTAGAGAAGGTCATTCAATAGGCTTGCATGGTCAAAGCCATGAAAAAGCAGTATTTTATTCTTCTGGTTCATCTGCTTTAAACGAAATTAATAATACAAGACATACACTGAAAGATTTAACAGGTTACGATACTAAACTAGTCAGAGTCCCTTATGGTAGCAAACCCTACCTAACAAAAAATCAATACGATAGTTTAGTCAACTCTGGTTATAATCTTTGGGATTGGAGCATAGATAGCACAGATACACATAAAAATGCAACTGTATCATCTATAGTTTCTAACACTAAAAACTACTTAAGTGAATCTGGAAACTCAGTTATTTTGTTTCATGACAAACAAACAACTGTAAAAGCTTTACCTAGTGTATTGGAGTATTTAAAAAATAATAATTATGAAATTAAAGTCATAGACCAAAATCAAACTCCAATGAATTGGTGGAATAGAAATTTCTATTAA